A stretch of Brassica rapa cultivar Chiifu-401-42 chromosome A08, CAAS_Brap_v3.01, whole genome shotgun sequence DNA encodes these proteins:
- the LOC103834563 gene encoding protein WVD2-like 5 isoform X2, with translation MDPESVIMVADGSEPALVNSGLTMESVGIEVNGFASGETLDATSEIQNENSGDSSTLDVIEHSKEVAAEGTQVENVDEPKCIKGQKAQRKLKNEKISGGKSAPSSVHIKKKKERNGADAKVAASNGSVAPSAHTTKSLKSTPLNGREAQVTEHGKQEAALAESTAGDKVKAKAQKKQVHETSEDDTQSSSNPQAEDGKPRKVGALPNYGFSFKCDQRAEKRREFYVKLEEKTHAKEEEINSMQAKSKETQEAELRKLRKSLNFKATPMPSFYQEPQPPKTELKKIPPTRPKSPKLGRKKTDSEETQTPRLGRLSLDEKASKDDSTSKGIVPTVDHKKQPLRKSLPRLPSQKTALPDGKAATTSAKVKPEKDAETSKLSSHLIEEEAQVTVSSHEIVSPRMDEDRAESIKVSEVVSVEH, from the exons ATGGATCCTGAAAGTGTCATCATGGTGGCTGATGGGAGTGAACCTGCTCTTGTAAATAGTGGTTTAACAATGGAAAGTGTCGGTATTGAAGTAAATGGTTTTGCTTCCGGCGAAACATTGGATGCTACTTCAGAAATTCAGAATGAGAATTCAGGAGATAGTTCCACTTTGGATGTAATTGAACACTCCAAAGAGGTTGCAGCTGAG ggTACACAAGTTGAAAATGTAGATGAACCAAAGTGTATTAAAGGCCAAAAGGCTCAACGGAAGCTAAAGAATGAGAAAATCTCAGGTGGTAAGAGTGCTCCATCATCGGTTCATatcaaaaagaagaaagagaggaaTGGTGCAGATGCTAAAGTTGCAGCATCAAATGGTTCTGTTGCTCCTAGTGCACACACAACAAAGTCTCTAAAGAGCACGCCATTAAACGGTAGAGAGGCTCAAGTCACGGAG CATGGAAAGCAAGAAGCTGCACTAGCTGAAAGCACCGCCGG GGACAAGGTGAAAGCAAAGGCTCAAAAGAAACAAGTACATGAAACATCTGAAGATGATACTCAGTCTTCTTCTAA CCCGCAAGCAGAGGATGGCAAACCTCGTAAAGTTGGTGCACTTCCAAATTATGGGTTTAGTTTCAAATgtgaccaacgtgctgaaaagAGAAGAGAG TTCTATGTTAAGCTTGAGGAAAAGACTCACGCCAAAGAAGAGGAGATTAATAGCATGCAGGCCAAGTCCAAG GAAACACAAGAAGCTGAGCTTAGGAAGCTAAGGAAGAGCCTGAACTTCAAAGCCACACCCATGCCTAGCTTTTATCAAGAACCTCAACCTCCTAAAACAGAGTTAAAGAAG ATACCACCAACAAGACCAAAATCTCCAAAACTGGGGAGAAAGAAGACTGATTCTGAAGAAACTCAAACTCCTCGCCTAGGTAGACTGAGCTTAGATGAGAAAGCTTCTAAAGATGACTCAACTTCCAAGGGTATTGTGCCAACAGTTGATCACAAGAAGCAACCGTTGCGCAAGTCACTTCCAAGATTGCCATCTCAGAAAACAGCTCTCCCTGATGGAAAAGCCGCAACAACATCAGCAAAGGTGAAACCTGAAAAAGATGCAGAAACTTCAAAACTGTCTTCACATCTCATAGAAGAGGAAGCACAAGTGACTGTATCATCTCATGAGATTGTATCTCCAAGGATGGATGAAGACAGAGCCGAGTCCATTAAGGTATCTGAAGTGGTTTCTGTTGAGCATTAA
- the LOC103834563 gene encoding protein WVD2-like 5 isoform X1: protein MDPESVIMVADGSEPALVNSGLTMESVGIEVNGFASGETLDATSEIQNENSGDSSTLDVIEHSKEVAAEGTQVENVDEPKCIKGQKAQRKLKNEKISGGKSAPSSVHIKKKKERNGADAKVAASNGSVAPSAHTTKSLKSTPLNGREAQVTEHGKQEAALAESTAGDKVKAKAQKKQVHETSEDDTQSSSNSPQAEDGKPRKVGALPNYGFSFKCDQRAEKRREFYVKLEEKTHAKEEEINSMQAKSKETQEAELRKLRKSLNFKATPMPSFYQEPQPPKTELKKIPPTRPKSPKLGRKKTDSEETQTPRLGRLSLDEKASKDDSTSKGIVPTVDHKKQPLRKSLPRLPSQKTALPDGKAATTSAKVKPEKDAETSKLSSHLIEEEAQVTVSSHEIVSPRMDEDRAESIKVSEVVSVEH from the exons ATGGATCCTGAAAGTGTCATCATGGTGGCTGATGGGAGTGAACCTGCTCTTGTAAATAGTGGTTTAACAATGGAAAGTGTCGGTATTGAAGTAAATGGTTTTGCTTCCGGCGAAACATTGGATGCTACTTCAGAAATTCAGAATGAGAATTCAGGAGATAGTTCCACTTTGGATGTAATTGAACACTCCAAAGAGGTTGCAGCTGAG ggTACACAAGTTGAAAATGTAGATGAACCAAAGTGTATTAAAGGCCAAAAGGCTCAACGGAAGCTAAAGAATGAGAAAATCTCAGGTGGTAAGAGTGCTCCATCATCGGTTCATatcaaaaagaagaaagagaggaaTGGTGCAGATGCTAAAGTTGCAGCATCAAATGGTTCTGTTGCTCCTAGTGCACACACAACAAAGTCTCTAAAGAGCACGCCATTAAACGGTAGAGAGGCTCAAGTCACGGAG CATGGAAAGCAAGAAGCTGCACTAGCTGAAAGCACCGCCGG GGACAAGGTGAAAGCAAAGGCTCAAAAGAAACAAGTACATGAAACATCTGAAGATGATACTCAGTCTTCTTCTAA TAGCCCGCAAGCAGAGGATGGCAAACCTCGTAAAGTTGGTGCACTTCCAAATTATGGGTTTAGTTTCAAATgtgaccaacgtgctgaaaagAGAAGAGAG TTCTATGTTAAGCTTGAGGAAAAGACTCACGCCAAAGAAGAGGAGATTAATAGCATGCAGGCCAAGTCCAAG GAAACACAAGAAGCTGAGCTTAGGAAGCTAAGGAAGAGCCTGAACTTCAAAGCCACACCCATGCCTAGCTTTTATCAAGAACCTCAACCTCCTAAAACAGAGTTAAAGAAG ATACCACCAACAAGACCAAAATCTCCAAAACTGGGGAGAAAGAAGACTGATTCTGAAGAAACTCAAACTCCTCGCCTAGGTAGACTGAGCTTAGATGAGAAAGCTTCTAAAGATGACTCAACTTCCAAGGGTATTGTGCCAACAGTTGATCACAAGAAGCAACCGTTGCGCAAGTCACTTCCAAGATTGCCATCTCAGAAAACAGCTCTCCCTGATGGAAAAGCCGCAACAACATCAGCAAAGGTGAAACCTGAAAAAGATGCAGAAACTTCAAAACTGTCTTCACATCTCATAGAAGAGGAAGCACAAGTGACTGTATCATCTCATGAGATTGTATCTCCAAGGATGGATGAAGACAGAGCCGAGTCCATTAAGGTATCTGAAGTGGTTTCTGTTGAGCATTAA